One genomic segment of Desulfomicrobium sp. ZS1 includes these proteins:
- the ileS gene encoding isoleucine--tRNA ligase, with amino-acid sequence MNDYKKTLNLPATTFPMKGSLTQNEPKILDGWNEADAYGAMIGANEGRAPYVLHDGPPYANGHIHIGHAMNKILKDVIVKHRNLTGRQAQYVPGWDCHGLPIELKVEQELGGKNMFSILEIRKKCREYALKYLDIQREEFKRLGVLGTWDKPYLTMTPDYETATARELANFYKLGSVQRNKKPIYWCGSCETALAEAEVEYDDHSSPSIYVRFPLQAQELAKVFPQAPADNSFIVIWTTTPWTIPDNLAVAVHPDFEYDLVQVGGAFYILAKELVAGCATRFGWGEWSVRATVQGSALEGLIARHPFYDRPSPVVTADYVTLDAGTGCVHTAPGHGREDYETGLRYGLEILSPLDDEARFLPGVEFFGGKNVFEANPLVMAKLTEVGHLLGSEKIRHSYPHCWRCKKPVIFRATTQWFIAMEHNNLRGKTLDAIDNDVRWIPSWGKERIHSMIKFRPDWCISRQRMWGVPIIALLCKDCGDAYFDGDWAHSIVDRFATHPTGADYWFEAPLEDVVPSGLTCPKCGGTHWEKEDDILDVWFDSGTSFAAVVEGRPECTFPADLYLEGTDQHRGWFHSSLLASMGTRGVPPYRTVLTHGFVLDGQGRKMSKSIGNVVAPQEIIEKHGAEVLRLWVASENYQEDLRISDEILRRLVDAYRKIRNTCRFILGNLSDFDPATDLVATADMLPLDRYALNMVRSKHQTIQAAYENFEFHKVYHTLHNLCTTDLSSYYLDIIKDRVYVNGATSLKRRSAQTALYHMLLMIVGDMAPILSFTAEELFQHLPEAMRPAGNTVFAMRVPEIEGALLTEEEEATWDLVFAVRGDVTRAIEPLRQSKALGHSLDAKVTIHATGETFATLFNVAADLRDVFIVSQTQVTDAPAPAEAIRGEVESVAVVITKALGEKCARCWIYDENLGTDPEHPTVCPRCTQVLKEYHA; translated from the coding sequence ATGAACGATTACAAGAAAACCCTGAATCTCCCCGCCACCACCTTTCCCATGAAGGGCAGCCTGACCCAGAACGAGCCAAAGATTCTGGACGGCTGGAACGAGGCTGACGCCTATGGGGCCATGATCGGCGCCAATGAAGGCCGCGCGCCCTACGTCCTCCACGACGGTCCTCCGTATGCCAACGGCCATATCCACATCGGCCACGCCATGAACAAGATCTTGAAAGACGTCATCGTCAAGCACCGCAATCTGACCGGCCGTCAGGCCCAGTACGTGCCCGGCTGGGACTGTCACGGCCTGCCCATTGAGCTCAAGGTCGAGCAGGAGCTGGGCGGCAAGAACATGTTCTCGATCCTTGAGATCCGCAAGAAATGCCGTGAATACGCCCTCAAGTATCTGGACATTCAGCGCGAGGAATTCAAGCGCCTGGGCGTGCTCGGGACTTGGGACAAGCCCTATCTGACCATGACTCCGGACTACGAGACGGCCACGGCCCGCGAGCTGGCCAATTTCTACAAGCTCGGCTCCGTGCAGCGCAACAAGAAGCCCATCTATTGGTGCGGCTCCTGCGAAACGGCCCTGGCCGAGGCCGAGGTCGAGTACGACGACCACTCCTCGCCCTCCATCTATGTGCGCTTCCCCCTGCAGGCGCAGGAGCTGGCCAAAGTCTTCCCCCAGGCTCCGGCCGACAACAGCTTCATCGTCATCTGGACGACCACGCCCTGGACCATCCCGGACAACCTGGCCGTGGCCGTGCACCCGGACTTCGAATACGATCTGGTCCAGGTCGGCGGCGCCTTTTACATCCTGGCCAAGGAACTGGTGGCCGGATGCGCGACGCGCTTCGGCTGGGGAGAGTGGTCCGTGCGAGCCACGGTTCAGGGCAGTGCGCTGGAAGGGCTCATCGCCCGCCATCCCTTCTATGACCGCCCCTCCCCCGTGGTCACCGCCGACTACGTGACCCTCGACGCGGGCACGGGCTGCGTTCACACCGCCCCCGGCCACGGCCGCGAGGACTACGAGACCGGGCTGCGCTACGGGCTTGAGATCCTTTCTCCGCTTGACGACGAAGCCAGATTCCTGCCCGGAGTCGAATTTTTCGGCGGCAAGAACGTGTTTGAAGCCAACCCCCTGGTCATGGCCAAACTGACCGAGGTCGGCCACCTTTTGGGCAGCGAAAAGATCAGGCACTCCTACCCGCACTGCTGGCGCTGCAAGAAGCCCGTCATCTTCCGGGCCACGACCCAATGGTTCATCGCCATGGAACATAACAACCTACGCGGCAAGACGCTCGATGCCATCGACAACGACGTGCGTTGGATTCCGTCCTGGGGCAAGGAGCGCATTCACAGCATGATCAAGTTCCGCCCCGACTGGTGCATCTCGCGCCAGCGCATGTGGGGCGTGCCTATCATCGCCCTCTTGTGCAAAGACTGCGGCGACGCCTATTTCGACGGCGACTGGGCCCACTCCATCGTGGACCGCTTCGCCACGCACCCCACCGGCGCGGACTACTGGTTCGAGGCCCCGCTTGAGGACGTCGTGCCCAGCGGCCTGACCTGCCCCAAATGCGGCGGCACGCACTGGGAAAAAGAGGATGACATCCTGGACGTCTGGTTCGACTCCGGCACCAGCTTCGCCGCCGTGGTCGAAGGCCGCCCCGAGTGCACCTTCCCGGCGGACCTCTACCTTGAAGGCACGGACCAGCATCGCGGCTGGTTCCATTCCTCGCTGCTGGCCTCCATGGGTACGCGCGGCGTGCCCCCCTACAGAACCGTGCTGACCCACGGCTTCGTGCTCGACGGACAGGGCCGCAAGATGTCCAAATCCATCGGCAACGTGGTCGCCCCGCAGGAGATCATCGAGAAGCACGGCGCCGAAGTGCTGCGTCTGTGGGTGGCCTCGGAAAACTATCAGGAAGACCTGCGCATCTCCGATGAAATCCTGCGCCGCCTGGTCGACGCCTACCGCAAGATCCGCAACACCTGCCGCTTCATCCTCGGCAACCTGAGCGACTTCGACCCGGCCACGGACCTGGTTGCCACGGCCGACATGCTGCCCCTGGACCGTTACGCCCTGAACATGGTCCGCTCCAAGCACCAGACCATCCAGGCCGCCTACGAAAACTTCGAGTTCCACAAGGTCTACCACACCTTGCACAACCTGTGCACCACGGACCTTAGCTCCTACTATCTCGACATCATAAAGGACCGCGTCTACGTCAACGGCGCGACCAGCCTGAAACGCCGCTCGGCCCAGACCGCCCTGTACCACATGCTGCTCATGATCGTGGGGGACATGGCCCCGATCCTAAGCTTCACCGCCGAAGAGCTCTTCCAGCATCTGCCAGAGGCTATGCGTCCGGCCGGCAACACGGTCTTCGCCATGCGCGTGCCCGAGATCGAAGGCGCGCTCCTGACCGAAGAGGAAGAGGCCACCTGGGACCTGGTCTTTGCCGTGCGCGGCGATGTGACCCGGGCCATCGAACCCCTGCGCCAGTCCAAGGCGCTCGGGCACTCTCTGGACGCGAAGGTGACTATCCACGCCACGGGCGAGACTTTCGCCACGCTCTTCAACGTTGCTGCCGACCTGCGCGACGTGTTCATCGTCAGCCAGACGCAGGTCACGGACGCGCCGGCACCGGCCGAGGCCATCCGGGGCGAGGTCGAGAGCGTGGCCGTGGTCATTACCAAAGCACTGGGCGAAAAATGCGCCCGCTGTTGGATCTACGACGAAAACCTGGGCACGGACCCCGAGCATCCCACGGTCTGCCCGCGCTGCACGCAGGTGCTCAAGGAATACCATGCCTAA